The stretch of DNA CACTTACCGCGACACCATCGATGGCCGCCTGCACTTTGCCCTTAAAAACGGTGAGGTATCTGCCGATGCGCCTACCCTGGTGCGGGTGCATCTGCATAGCCGCCTGACCGATTTGTTGCTCTCAGACCGCACCATGTCGCGCAGCTGGCCTTTGTATAAAGCCATGGAACGCATCGGCAGTGAAGGCGGGGTGCTGGTGCTGCTGGGCTCGGAAGAGAGCGACAGCGACCTGGTGCGTAAATTGTTGCACTTTGCCGCCCAAGATTGCGGCCAGGAACCGGCCCCGGCCCAATGGAGCGGTACCAGCCGCCGGGTGGGGGTAGGGTCGCAAATTCTCGCCGACCTTGGGGTCGGTAAAATGCGGCTGCTGTCCAGCTCCGACAAGCGCTACCACTCCTTGAGTGGATTCGGGCTGGAAGTGGTGGAATACGTCGCCGAATAAGGGGCCTTGTAAGCAGTAGGCCATTGTCAGGCGCTGTGCTACCATAGCGCCGTTTTTCTCGGGTCAAGAGTCACGCTATGAAGATCATCGAAGGCGGTTTCGCGGCGCCCAAGCACAAGTTTGCGCTGGTGGTGTCCCGTTTTAATAGCTTTATTGTCGATTCCCTGGTGGACGGCGCTATCGACGCCCTGAAGCGTCACGGCCAGGTGCCGGAAGAGCACATCACCATCGTGCGTGTGCCCGGTGCGGTCGAACTGCCTCTGGCAGCCAAGAAAGTGGCGGCCAGCAAAAAATACGACGCCATTATCTCTCTTGGCGCCGTGATCCGTGGCGGTACTCCCCATTTCGAATACGTCTGTGCCGAGTGCAACAAGGGCCTGGCTTCCGTGGCCATGGATTACGACATCCCCGTTGCCTTCGGTGTACTGACCACCGACACCATCGAGCAGGCCATTGAGCGTGCCGGTACCAAGGCCGGTAACAAGGGCGCCGAAGCGGCCCTGTCTGCCCTGGAAATGGTCAACGTCATCGACGCGCTGGAGGGCTGATGAAACCGGCTTTTCGTCGCAAAGCGCGCCGTCTGGCGCTGCAAGCCATTTACCAATGGCAGATGACCAAGGATCCCATCGCCGAGGTGGAGCACCAGTTCCTGACCGAGCAGGACATGAACGAAGTGGACGTGGATTATTTTCGCGACCTCATCGTAGGTGTGGCTACCCATACCGATGAACTGGACACCATCCTGACCCGTTATGTCAGCCGCCCGCTGGACGACGTGGATCTGGTAGAAAAGGCGGCTCTGCGCCTGGGGCTCTACGAGCTGACCCGCCGCAAGGACGTGCCGTACAAAGTGGCACTGAACGAGGCCATCGAACTGGCCAAGACCTTTGCCGCCGAGGACAGCCACAAGTTCGTCAACGGTGTACTGGACAAATTTATCAGGGACCAGCAGGGCAAGTAAGCCCGACCGGAACCTCAGGAGGGCCAGCAGTAATGCTGGCTTTTTATTGATGGCAAGCCGTGAATTCGCACTGATCGACACCTATTTCAAAGGCAAGGGCCACCAGCGCAAAGACGTGGTGCTGGGCATTGGCGACGACTGCGCTCTGCTCGCTGTCTCCGACAGCACCCTGCTGGCGGTGACCACCGACACCCTGGTGGCTGGCGTGCACTTTCCCCTCGATACCCCGGCCCGAGCAGTTGGCCACAAGGCGGTGGCGGTGAACCTCTCCGACTTGGCCGCCATGGGCGCCGAAGCGGCCTGGGTGTCTCTGGCCCTGACCCTGCCGGATGCCGATGATGCCTGGCTGGCCGAGTTTGCCAGCGCCGTGGTGGAAGTGTGCGACTACTACGGCGTGACCCTGGTGGGTGGCGATACCACCCGTGGCCCCCTGTCGGTGACCATCACCGCCCAAGGAAAAATCCCCGCCGGCAAGCAACTGACCCGCAGCGGCGCCAAGCCCGGCGACTGGCTTTATGTCACCGGCACCTTGGGCGACGCCGCCCTTGGCCTGGCACTGGTACAAGGCCGGGAGCAGGCCAGTAGCGATCACCACGAGTTTTTGGTGGGCCGTCTTAACTACCCAACCCCAAGGCTATTGGCCGGCCAGGCGCTGCGTGGTGTGGCCTCCAGCGCCATTGATATCTCCGATGGCCTGGCCTCCGACCTTGGCCATATCCTCAGTGCCAGCCACTGCGGTGCCAATCTGTTCCTGGACAAGCTCCCCCTGAGCCAGGCCCTGCTGGGTACCATGGCCCTGGAAAGTGCCTGGCAGCTGGCCCTTGGCGGCGGCGACGACTACGAGCTGCTCTTTACCGTGCCCGAAGCGCAAAAAGGCGCTCTGGATACCGCATTGGCCCATTGTGGCGTCAAACACAGCTGCGTTGGCCAGCTGCGTGGCGGCGAAGGGATCAGCTACCTCAATCACGGCCAGACAGTGGAGCTGGATGTGCGGGGTTATGAGCATTGTTGGTCATGAGCGCTGCGCTCAACCCGGTAAAACGGCTTAGCCTGAAAAACCCCTGGCATTTCCTGGCTCTGGGGTTTGGCTCTGGGCTGGCGCCCAAGGCGCCGGGTACCTTTGGCAGCCTGGCCGCCATCCCGGTGTTTTTGCTGCTAAGCCCCTTGCCCTGGCTGGCCTATCTGGCCCTGACCCTGGTGGCTATCTACGGCGGCGTTTATATCTGCGCCCGTGCCAGCCGCGACATGGGGGTACACGACCACAGCGCCATCGTTTGGGACGAAGTGGCCGGCATGCTTATCACCCTTTTTATGGTCCCTGTTACCTGGCAATGGCTGCTGACCGGCTTTTTGCTGTTCCGGTTTTTTGACGTGCTCAAACCCTGGCCCATCAGTTGGTGCGACCGGCATATTCACGGCGGCTTTGGCATCATGATTGACGATGTGCTGGCGGGCTTTCTGGCTTTCGCCTGCCTGCAGGGATTGCTGGTCTGGCTGGGATAATGACGCTATCAATGGCACCCCTTTTGTTAATTGTTGATTTAACTTTTGTTAATTTGCGATAATCCGGCCGAAGTGCATTAACAGGAAAACGCAGATGGATCTGTTTCGCTTACTTTTACCGGTTTTGGCATGTTTAGCCAGTGCCAGTGTGACCCCTGCCGTCGCTACCTCCCTTGATAACGAGTTAATCAACCAGCTCTCTGCTCGATCGCCATTACAGGAAGCCAAGATATCTCCTAGTGGCGATTATTTGGCTTTTGCCGTCGTTGACAACGATGAACGTACCATCAAGGTTGTCGCCACAAAAGACATGCATTTCGTCGGCGGTGTGCGCCTTGGCGGCACCAAAGAATTTGGCAGTTTCTACTGGGCTAATGATGAACGTATTGTCGCTAAGGTGGTGGAAAAACTCGGCTGGCAAGAAGAACCTGTTTATTACGGGGAGCTATTCGCTTTCAATCGTGATGGCAAGAAAGGCAAGATGATTTATGGCTACAGTGCTGGCGAAAAGCAGACGGGTAGTCATATAAAGCGTACCCAAAGTACATATGGGTGGGCCAGTTTTATTGATGCTTTGCCTAATGACTCGCAGCATATATTAATTGGTTCGCAGCTAATGAGCAGCGATCAGGGAACTTTTGCCCAGGTGATGAAGTTAGACATTTACCGGGGCTTGGAAAGGAGCATGAACTTGATGGCTCCTGTTCCTGATGCGGAATTTCTATTACGTCCTGACCAGTCTATAGGTGCGGCATACGGTTCCGATAAAAATGCGAAATCTCAAGTTTATCTACACCAAGAGGGTAAAGAACCTTGGAAGCCATTGGCGACTGGAGACATTACGCCTTTAGGTTTCGATAATAGCGGTAAAGGCCTTTATGTGCTTCGTGGAGATGATGGCGGCCCACTTGGTCTGTATAAGTATGAATTGGACCAAGGAAATTATAAGAAGCTTTATGTCGACCCTGTCTCGAGTGTCACCAACGTCCTCACATCCCTAAATGATCATCTAGTTTATGGGCTTGAGGTAGAAGATGGTTTACCGTCTTATCTAATAATCAATGGCCAGCATCAGGAAGCAAAGACTTTTAAAGATTTACTGGCGACTTTCCCTGGAACTGAACTGACCATCACCAGTTCAACCCCTGACGGTAGTCAATACGTCTTACTCACCGAAACGGATACCGACCCTGGCTCGCTTTATTTGTTTGATCAAAAAAAGCGCAGTGTTACGCAGCTTTTTTCTTTCTACGCCACTCTTGATCGTAAAGCCTTGATGCCGTCAGAACCGTTCAGTTTCAAGGCGTCCGATGGCCTGATGCTGCACGGTTACTATACGCCACCAAGACCAGATAGAGCCGGTAAGCATCATAAGTTGGTGGTGCTGGTGCACGGTGGTCCTCATGGTGTCCGTGACCATTGGGCCTTTGACCGCGATGTCCATATCCTTTCTCAGCATGGTTACGCTGTGCTTCGTGTTAACTATAGGGGTTCAGGGGGATACGGAGCCGCCTTCGTGGAAGCTGGCTATCGTCATTGGGGTGATTTGATTCAACGGGATATCGCCGAGGCGGTGGATTGGGCTATTCGTGAGAAAGATATTGCTAAGGATAAGGTATGCATCATGGGTGGCAGTTTCGGGGGCTACTCGGCGGTGATGAGTGCCATTATTTATCCTGACAAGTATCGCTGTGCTGTGGCCAACGCTGGTGTTTATGACTTGCCGTTAATGAAGGAAGAAGGAGATGTCCCTGAGTATTACAACGGCGAGGCTTACCTGGATCAGGCATTAGGGGAGGATGAGGCTCAGCTTCTCGCCATGTCGCCAGCGGCTCAGGTAGGACGCCTTAAAGTGCCCCTGCTGTTAACTCACGGGACACAAGATAAACGTGCACCTATTGAGCAATATGAGGCACTGGCTACGGCACTTAAGGCTGCTCACAAACCATTCGAAAGTCTGGTGCTGGACAAGGAAGGCCACGGGTTCCGGGACCCTGAACATCGTGCACTTTACTACCGTACTGTACTGAACTTCTTGGGCCAGCAGCTTGGTGATTAAGGTGCAGAGATCAGACATGAGTCCATGTAAAAAGCCCCGAATTACGGGGCTTTTTAATAGGCTAGGCCAGCCTTGTTTTGATACTGGCCACAATACCAGCGCTATCAAGCCTCAACTCAGCCAATATCTCGCTCTGACTGCCGTGCTTGATGAACTCATCTGGCAGGCCCAGTTGCAACAAGGCGGTGGGGAGTTGGGCTTTGTTAAGGTGCTCAGCAACGGCTGAGCCGGCGCCGCCCATGATGACGTTTTCTTCCAGTGTCACCAGCAGCTCATGGCTAGCAGCCATGGCTTCCACCAAAGCGCCGTCCAGGGGTTTGACAAAGCGCATGTCGCAGACGCTGGCGTCCAGCTCTTCTGCGGCTTTCAATGCTTCTGTGAGCAAGGTGCCGAAGGCGAGGATGGCCACTTTCTTGCCGCTGCGTACCTGCTCGCCCTTGCCGATGGGTAGGGCGGTCATGGTTTTGTCAACGGCGATGCCTTTGCCACTGCCTCGGGGGTAGCGCACGGCGGCAGGGCCGCTGTGCTGGTAACCGGTGTAGAGCATCTGGCGACATTGGTTTTCGTCGCTTGGGGTCATGACCACCATGTTGGGGATGGCCCGCAGGTAGCTCAAATCAAAGGCGCCCTGGTGGGTGGGGCCGTCGGCGCCAACGATACCGGCGCGGTCGATGGCAAACAGCACCGGCAGGTTCATGGTGGCCACGTCGTGAATGAGCTGGTCGTAGGCGCGCTGCAAAAAGCTCGAATAGATGGCAACCACGGGCTTTAAGCCTTCGATGGCAAAACCGGCGGCCAGGGTCACGGCGTGCTGCTCGGCAATGGCCACATCAAAATACTGGCCGGGGAACTCCTGGCTGAATTTGACCATACCCGAGCCTTCGCGCATGGCCGGGGTAATGCCCATCAGTTTTGAATCCTTGGCGGCCATGTCGCACAGCCAGTCGCCAAAGATGGCCGAGAAGCTGGGTTTGCCGCCCTGGGATTTGGGCAGGCAATCCTTAGCCGGGTCGAACTTGGGTACGCCGTGATAGCCGATGGGGTCTTTCTCGGCAGGGGCATAGCCTTTGCCTTTTTTGGTCATCACATGCAGCAGCTGCGGCCCTTTGAGGTTACGCATGTTGCGCAGGCAATCGACCAGGGCGTCGACGTCGTGGCCGTCGATGGGGCCGATGTAGTTAAAGCCCAGCTCTTCAAACAAGGTGCCCGGCACCACCATGCCCTTGAGGTGTTCCTCGGCCTTTTTGGCCAGGGCCTTGATGGGGGGAATGCCGGACAGCACCTTCTTGCCGCCTTCACGAAAGGAGGTGTAGAGGCTGCCTGACAGCAAGCGCGCCATGTGTTTGTTGAGGGCGCCAACGTTCTCGGAGATGGACATCTCGTTGTCGTTTAGCACCACCACCATGTCGGTACCGACATCCCCGGCGTGGTTCATGGCCTCAAAGACCATGCCGGCGGTCATGGCGCCGTCGCCAATCACCGACACTACCTTGCGCCCGGCCGCTTCTTTTTCGGCGGCAATGGCCATGCCGAGGGCGGCGGAGATGGAGGTGGAAGAGTGGCCTACCGACAATACGTCGTACTCGCTCTCTTCGCGCCAAGGGAAGGGGTGCAGGCCGTTTTTCTGGCGAATAGTGCCCATTTGCTCACGCCGGCCGGTCAAAATCTTGTGGGGGTAGGCCTGGTGGCCTACATCCCAAACCAGCCTGTCAAAGGGGGTCTGGTAGATGTAATGCAGGGCAACGGTCAGCTCGACAGTGCCAAGGCCGGAGGCCAGATGGCCGGAGGATTGGCTGACCGACTCCAACAAATAGCGGCGCAGCTCGTCGGATACTTCCGCGAGCTGGTCTTGAGGGATCTTACGCAGATCCTCAGGCGAGGAGATGCCACTTAACAGCGGGTAATTTTTGTTATCGATGCTCATCATTGCTTTGCTGGCGCCTTTAGCGCTCTCGAGTGATGACATAGCGGGCAAGGGCCGCTAAATGCTCGCTATTGTAGGGTAATGAAGCCAAGCAGGACAGCGCTTCGTCTACCAGAGTCTGGGCTTTGGTTTGGGCCTGGTTCAGTCCCAGCAGGGCCGGGTAGGTGGCCTTGTGGTCCCGCTGGTCCTTGCCCTGGGTCTTGCCGAGGGTTTCGGTGTTGGCGGTGACGTCCAAAATGTCGTCTTGAACCTGAAAGGCAAGTCCCAGTTTCTCGGAAAAAGTGGCCAGGGCTTCAACATGTTCAGGCGCGCTGCCAGCCATCAACGTTGGCATCAGCACGCTGGCGCGGATAAGGGCGCCGGTCTTGTGGGCGTGAACCTGCTCAAGGGCCGCGAGGCTCAGGGTTTGGCCGGTGGCAGCCATGTCCATGGCTTGGCCTGAAACCATGCCTTGGTAACCGGCAGCCTGAGAAAACAGCACCAGCAGGGCTTTGAAGGCCTCAATGCTGGCGACCTGGCACTTGGCCAGTTCTTCAAAGGCGAGCGCCTGCAGGGCGTCACCGGCCAGAATGGCGGTGGCTTCGTCAAAGGCGACATGCACCGTCGGTTGGCCACGGCGCAGCTTGTCGTCGTCCATGGCGGGCAAGTCGTCGTGAATAAGGGAATAGGCGTGGATACATTCAACCGCCGCCGCCATTGGGTCCAGGCGCGGCTCGTCCAGCCCCAGCATGGTGCCGGTGCTGTAAACCAAAAAGGGCCTAACCCTTTTGCCGCCCAGCAGCAAGCCGTGCTTCATGGCGGCCTTCAAGTTGGGGGCCAGGGCCGGCAGGCCGTCAATCAAGGCACCAAGGTAGCCATCGATGCGCTGGCGATAATGCTGCTGTTGCTCGGCAAGGGTCATGCGTCGGGCTCGTGTTCAAAAGGGGCCAGGGTCTGGCCGTCGGCCAGCAGCATCTGCACTTTCTGTTCGGCAGCTTTGAGCTTGTGCTCGCTTTCACGACTCAACGCCACACCACGCTCGAACTGCTTTAAAGCCTCGTCTAGACTGAGCTCACCTTGTTCGAGCTGGGTCACTACCGCTTCCAGTTCTTTGAGGTTTTCTTCAAAGGTCATGTTTTCAGGCTGTTTTTTGGCCATCTTTTACCCTTAAGTCCTGGTGGCTGTTGGTCGATGAAGGTCTGGGCGCACAAATTACTGCCTAGCTTGCCTGAACGCAAACTTCTGCCCTTGTTCATCCGTTATCATCAGGCAAGAATAAACACGCTGTTGGTTAGATAGTCATTCTAACGGCGTAAAAAATCAGGAGAGGCTTACCTTGGATCTTGCAACACTTATCGGTCTTATTGGCTCCTTTGCCTTCGTTATCATGGCAATGGTGCAAGGTGGCTCGCTGAGCGCATTCTACGACACCCCTTCTGTGCTTATCGTGATCGGCGGCTCCCTTTGTGTGGTGTTGGTCAAATTCAATATGGGCCAGTTCTTTGGCGCCACCAAGATCGCCATGAAGGCGTTCATGTTCAAGCTCGAAAAGCCGGAAGAGTTGATTGAGAAGGCGGTCGAGATGGCCGATGCCGCCCGTAAAGGGGGCTTTTTGGCCTTGGAAGAGGCAGAAGTTAAAAACGGCTTCTTCCGTAAGGGCATCGACCTGCTGGTGGACGGTCACGATGTCGAGGTGGTTAAAGAAAACCTCAACAAAGACATCAACGAAACCACCGAGCGTCACGAGCGCGGCATTTCCATCTTCAAGGCCATGGCCGACGTAGGCCCCGCCATGGGGATGATCGGTACCCTAGTGGGGTTGGTGGCCATGCTCAAAAACATGGACGACCCCAAAGCCATAG from Gallaecimonas pentaromativorans encodes:
- a CDS encoding alpha/beta hydrolase family protein, which codes for MDLFRLLLPVLACLASASVTPAVATSLDNELINQLSARSPLQEAKISPSGDYLAFAVVDNDERTIKVVATKDMHFVGGVRLGGTKEFGSFYWANDERIVAKVVEKLGWQEEPVYYGELFAFNRDGKKGKMIYGYSAGEKQTGSHIKRTQSTYGWASFIDALPNDSQHILIGSQLMSSDQGTFAQVMKLDIYRGLERSMNLMAPVPDAEFLLRPDQSIGAAYGSDKNAKSQVYLHQEGKEPWKPLATGDITPLGFDNSGKGLYVLRGDDGGPLGLYKYELDQGNYKKLYVDPVSSVTNVLTSLNDHLVYGLEVEDGLPSYLIINGQHQEAKTFKDLLATFPGTELTITSSTPDGSQYVLLTETDTDPGSLYLFDQKKRSVTQLFSFYATLDRKALMPSEPFSFKASDGLMLHGYYTPPRPDRAGKHHKLVVLVHGGPHGVRDHWAFDRDVHILSQHGYAVLRVNYRGSGGYGAAFVEAGYRHWGDLIQRDIAEAVDWAIREKDIAKDKVCIMGGSFGGYSAVMSAIIYPDKYRCAVANAGVYDLPLMKEEGDVPEYYNGEAYLDQALGEDEAQLLAMSPAAQVGRLKVPLLLTHGTQDKRAPIEQYEALATALKAAHKPFESLVLDKEGHGFRDPEHRALYYRTVLNFLGQQLGD
- the thiL gene encoding thiamine-phosphate kinase, whose amino-acid sequence is MASREFALIDTYFKGKGHQRKDVVLGIGDDCALLAVSDSTLLAVTTDTLVAGVHFPLDTPARAVGHKAVAVNLSDLAAMGAEAAWVSLALTLPDADDAWLAEFASAVVEVCDYYGVTLVGGDTTRGPLSVTITAQGKIPAGKQLTRSGAKPGDWLYVTGTLGDAALGLALVQGREQASSDHHEFLVGRLNYPTPRLLAGQALRGVASSAIDISDGLASDLGHILSASHCGANLFLDKLPLSQALLGTMALESAWQLALGGGDDYELLFTVPEAQKGALDTALAHCGVKHSCVGQLRGGEGISYLNHGQTVELDVRGYEHCWS
- the ispA gene encoding (2E,6E)-farnesyl diphosphate synthase, producing MTLAEQQQHYRQRIDGYLGALIDGLPALAPNLKAAMKHGLLLGGKRVRPFLVYSTGTMLGLDEPRLDPMAAAVECIHAYSLIHDDLPAMDDDKLRRGQPTVHVAFDEATAILAGDALQALAFEELAKCQVASIEAFKALLVLFSQAAGYQGMVSGQAMDMAATGQTLSLAALEQVHAHKTGALIRASVLMPTLMAGSAPEHVEALATFSEKLGLAFQVQDDILDVTANTETLGKTQGKDQRDHKATYPALLGLNQAQTKAQTLVDEALSCLASLPYNSEHLAALARYVITRER
- the ribE gene encoding 6,7-dimethyl-8-ribityllumazine synthase; this encodes MKIIEGGFAAPKHKFALVVSRFNSFIVDSLVDGAIDALKRHGQVPEEHITIVRVPGAVELPLAAKKVAASKKYDAIISLGAVIRGGTPHFEYVCAECNKGLASVAMDYDIPVAFGVLTTDTIEQAIERAGTKAGNKGAEAALSALEMVNVIDALEG
- the dxs gene encoding 1-deoxy-D-xylulose-5-phosphate synthase — its product is MSIDNKNYPLLSGISSPEDLRKIPQDQLAEVSDELRRYLLESVSQSSGHLASGLGTVELTVALHYIYQTPFDRLVWDVGHQAYPHKILTGRREQMGTIRQKNGLHPFPWREESEYDVLSVGHSSTSISAALGMAIAAEKEAAGRKVVSVIGDGAMTAGMVFEAMNHAGDVGTDMVVVLNDNEMSISENVGALNKHMARLLSGSLYTSFREGGKKVLSGIPPIKALAKKAEEHLKGMVVPGTLFEELGFNYIGPIDGHDVDALVDCLRNMRNLKGPQLLHVMTKKGKGYAPAEKDPIGYHGVPKFDPAKDCLPKSQGGKPSFSAIFGDWLCDMAAKDSKLMGITPAMREGSGMVKFSQEFPGQYFDVAIAEQHAVTLAAGFAIEGLKPVVAIYSSFLQRAYDQLIHDVATMNLPVLFAIDRAGIVGADGPTHQGAFDLSYLRAIPNMVVMTPSDENQCRQMLYTGYQHSGPAAVRYPRGSGKGIAVDKTMTALPIGKGEQVRSGKKVAILAFGTLLTEALKAAEELDASVCDMRFVKPLDGALVEAMAASHELLVTLEENVIMGGAGSAVAEHLNKAQLPTALLQLGLPDEFIKHGSQSEILAELRLDSAGIVASIKTRLA
- a CDS encoding exodeoxyribonuclease VII small subunit, yielding MAKKQPENMTFEENLKELEAVVTQLEQGELSLDEALKQFERGVALSRESEHKLKAAEQKVQMLLADGQTLAPFEHEPDA
- a CDS encoding phosphatidylglycerophosphatase A, which produces MSAALNPVKRLSLKNPWHFLALGFGSGLAPKAPGTFGSLAAIPVFLLLSPLPWLAYLALTLVAIYGGVYICARASRDMGVHDHSAIVWDEVAGMLITLFMVPVTWQWLLTGFLLFRFFDVLKPWPISWCDRHIHGGFGIMIDDVLAGFLAFACLQGLLVWLG
- the nusB gene encoding transcription antitermination factor NusB; translated protein: MKPAFRRKARRLALQAIYQWQMTKDPIAEVEHQFLTEQDMNEVDVDYFRDLIVGVATHTDELDTILTRYVSRPLDDVDLVEKAALRLGLYELTRRKDVPYKVALNEAIELAKTFAAEDSHKFVNGVLDKFIRDQQGK
- the pomA gene encoding flagellar motor protein PomA; the protein is MDLATLIGLIGSFAFVIMAMVQGGSLSAFYDTPSVLIVIGGSLCVVLVKFNMGQFFGATKIAMKAFMFKLEKPEELIEKAVEMADAARKGGFLALEEAEVKNGFFRKGIDLLVDGHDVEVVKENLNKDINETTERHERGISIFKAMADVGPAMGMIGTLVGLVAMLKNMDDPKAIGPAMAVALLTTLYGAVLANMVAIPIADKLSLRMNEEMLNRRLILDAVLGIQAGLNPRVIENMLKNYLAESKRQVKTTDE